The following are encoded in a window of Brevinematales bacterium genomic DNA:
- a CDS encoding tetratricopeptide repeat protein: MVAKEKLDMLPYYNKALELYKQRQFNEAKAYFKKCLEFVPNDGPAQLYMDRCDHFMKTPPPENWDGVFVMTTK; this comes from the coding sequence ATGGTTGCAAAGGAAAAGCTCGACATGCTGCCCTATTACAATAAGGCGCTCGAACTGTACAAGCAGAGACAATTTAACGAAGCTAAGGCATATTTTAAGAAATGCCTGGAGTTTGTCCCGAACGACGGTCCCGCGCAGCTCTATATGGATCGCTGCGATCATTTTATGAAAACACCGCCCCCGGAAAACTGGGACGGCGTATTTGTGATGACTACAAAATAA
- the csrA gene encoding carbon storage regulator CsrA, whose protein sequence is MLVLSRKENESIIINDDIVIKIVSLKPDQVKLGIVAPKEVKIYRMEIYDEIQKENQAAALTASKVDALKDVMKKKTE, encoded by the coding sequence TTGCTGGTTTTATCCCGAAAGGAAAACGAGTCGATTATTATCAATGACGACATAGTCATAAAAATAGTGAGCCTGAAACCAGACCAGGTAAAGCTTGGCATTGTTGCGCCTAAGGAAGTAAAAATCTACCGGATGGAGATTTATGACGAAATCCAGAAGGAAAACCAGGCCGCCGCTCTGACCGCGTCGAAAGTGGACGCGTTGAAAGATGTCATGAAGAAGAAAACTGAGTAG
- the fliW gene encoding flagellar assembly protein FliW, whose protein sequence is MEKIVTKAYGEIEVPENSAIDFVGPILGFEDYHNYYLLEIQDLPGFYWLQSKEETNVAFIVINPRMFMSGYELKIDESDMKQLQIAEGDEVLDYVIVNIPEDPAKMTMNLLGPLVINATKRFGIQGISNINDYGTKALVFQVKETEETSDDKVSLNGSKA, encoded by the coding sequence TTGGAGAAGATTGTAACGAAGGCTTATGGCGAAATCGAAGTTCCCGAGAATAGCGCAATCGACTTCGTCGGACCTATTTTGGGATTTGAGGATTATCATAACTATTATCTTCTCGAAATCCAGGACCTTCCCGGATTTTATTGGCTTCAGAGTAAGGAAGAGACGAATGTCGCTTTCATAGTCATCAATCCCCGGATGTTCATGTCCGGCTACGAACTGAAGATCGACGAATCGGATATGAAGCAGCTCCAGATTGCCGAAGGAGATGAGGTGCTCGATTACGTGATCGTGAACATACCTGAAGATCCCGCGAAGATGACGATGAATTTACTCGGCCCGTTGGTTATCAACGCCACCAAGCGTTTCGGTATCCAGGGCATATCGAACATTAACGATTACGGTACGAAAGCCCTCGTGTTCCAAGTCAAGGAAACCGAGGAAACGTCGGATGATAAAGTGTCGCTGAACGGGAGCAAGGCATAG
- a CDS encoding flagellar hook-associated protein 3: MAAGISQISMANQFTFNAMNREAELEKVQNQLTSGVKINLPSDDPTGTVNFMDYDSRLKEIDTYGKLIQNATAKMDYVDGKLGSATDILQRIRELAVQMANGIYSEEERLNTAMEVDQLIRELVSIGNSTYKGDPMFGGTFVGDVPFKQYTITDPKSGDQFVSDVKYIGNNQSQVMQIEQNENVNVNQPGNQLFWAYNSLIIPTLPSTGYTAPNDSKIIVDGMEIAISQGDSLDVISKKINDSGAAVKAGVITQNGASYFTLESTTPHQLTLMDTNGGSVLQNLGIIDPGSQPPNNLSPSAKMYSGSIFDVLVDFREALIKNDQFAIGGQVLGGIDMAMDNILKYRASMGAVEMRMQTVQERLSNEQVYIADISQKTIGTDLSQAMMEMKMLEFSHNVALNVGARLMPKTLLDFLR, translated from the coding sequence ATGGCAGCAGGGATTTCACAAATATCGATGGCTAACCAGTTCACGTTTAACGCTATGAACCGCGAGGCGGAATTGGAGAAGGTGCAGAACCAGTTGACGAGCGGGGTGAAGATCAATCTTCCCAGCGACGACCCCACGGGGACTGTCAACTTCATGGACTACGACAGCCGTCTGAAAGAAATAGATACCTACGGGAAACTGATTCAGAACGCCACCGCGAAGATGGACTATGTGGACGGCAAACTGGGGAGCGCGACCGATATACTCCAGCGTATCCGCGAGCTCGCGGTACAGATGGCGAACGGTATCTACTCCGAAGAGGAACGGCTGAATACCGCGATGGAGGTCGACCAGCTGATCCGCGAACTCGTGTCGATCGGGAATTCGACCTATAAAGGCGACCCCATGTTCGGCGGGACGTTCGTCGGCGATGTGCCGTTCAAGCAGTACACGATCACCGATCCAAAAAGCGGAGACCAGTTCGTCAGCGACGTCAAATATATCGGGAATAATCAGAGTCAGGTGATGCAGATCGAGCAGAACGAGAATGTGAACGTCAACCAGCCGGGCAACCAGTTGTTCTGGGCATACAACTCGCTCATCATCCCGACGCTTCCGTCGACAGGGTATACCGCCCCGAACGATTCGAAGATCATCGTCGACGGGATGGAGATCGCGATCAGCCAGGGCGATTCTCTCGACGTCATATCGAAGAAAATCAACGATTCCGGCGCCGCGGTCAAAGCGGGAGTGATTACCCAGAACGGCGCGAGCTATTTTACATTGGAATCGACGACACCGCACCAGTTGACGCTGATGGACACGAACGGCGGCTCGGTGCTCCAGAACCTCGGTATCATCGACCCCGGTTCGCAGCCCCCGAATAACCTTTCGCCCTCAGCGAAAATGTACTCCGGCAGCATATTCGACGTACTGGTGGATTTCCGCGAGGCGCTGATCAAGAACGACCAGTTCGCTATCGGCGGGCAGGTGCTAGGCGGGATCGATATGGCGATGGACAATATCCTGAAATACCGCGCGAGTATGGGCGCTGTCGAGATGCGGATGCAGACCGTGCAGGAACGTTTGTCGAACGAGCAGGTCTATATCGCCGATATCAGCCAGAAAACCATCGGCACCGATCTGTCGCAGGCGATGATGGAAATGAAGATGCTCGAGTTCTCGCATAACGTCGCGCTGAATGTCGGGGCGCGCCTGATGCCGAAAACGTTACTCGATTTCCTGAGATAA
- the flgK gene encoding flagellar hook-associated protein FlgK, with the protein MLSTFHGVEVGKKGLAANSIGMDTIAHNLSNIDTPGYSKQKVNNTTFKPIYEPSANHPMQAGQIGTGVVVQDIQRVKDVMIDDQIFYEKGGLGYWEAKKDFLHQIEMIMNEPGKPNIRTALDAFWDGMSKVAQDPTEVAARYELIERTKALTDTVNHVYNSLATVQNQANMLAIDKITEVNAMADEIAKLNVQIVKSEALGDFPNDLYDKRDLLIDKLSKIVEIKVERKNNKEVIIYLGSENLVQGPLVNHIVGVANPDNKGYIDVKWGDGRMVKLGDGYLGGLISARDEDLQGAMNNLNSLAVNITESFNEVHKDGFGLNKATGVNFFKEIPLSPYANGDYDFTNDGIVDGTAIFKVSGTQILDKNILAGVGGSLNFGPAKKGGPDIVIDYKATDTIQNVMDKINQSQAGVSAYLNPKGQLSFKARFPEDKSFPEFAIRHIEDSGNLLSGVAGLLAGSGAQNSFDYKNVNDITKFISPEFNISFTPQENAAGWMKLDERILADPQTIAASKGIDTTGDGKPNIMNGLADNRNIIAMMDLRFSKTMVETQSTFGDFFQTIIGDFGTRSETAQVNFSKNDGVVQNLQTLKEKTSGVNVDEEMTKMITFQHGYNASAKLVSVFDRMLETLMRMGA; encoded by the coding sequence ATGTTATCCACATTTCACGGGGTAGAAGTCGGAAAGAAAGGGCTTGCGGCAAATTCGATAGGGATGGACACGATCGCGCATAACCTGTCGAACATAGATACTCCCGGGTACTCGAAGCAGAAGGTGAACAACACCACCTTCAAACCGATCTACGAACCGTCTGCCAATCATCCGATGCAGGCCGGGCAGATCGGTACCGGGGTAGTCGTACAGGATATCCAGCGCGTGAAGGACGTGATGATCGACGACCAGATATTTTACGAAAAGGGCGGACTCGGGTACTGGGAGGCCAAGAAGGATTTCCTCCACCAGATCGAGATGATTATGAACGAGCCCGGCAAGCCGAATATCCGCACCGCGTTGGACGCGTTCTGGGACGGGATGTCCAAGGTCGCGCAGGATCCCACCGAGGTCGCGGCGCGTTACGAACTCATCGAGCGCACCAAGGCGCTGACCGACACCGTGAACCATGTGTATAACTCGCTGGCTACCGTCCAGAACCAGGCGAATATGCTCGCGATCGATAAGATCACCGAGGTCAACGCGATGGCGGACGAGATCGCGAAGCTGAACGTACAAATCGTCAAATCCGAGGCGCTCGGGGATTTCCCGAACGACCTTTACGATAAACGCGACCTCCTGATCGATAAGCTCTCGAAAATAGTCGAGATCAAGGTCGAGCGCAAGAACAATAAAGAAGTCATTATCTACCTCGGCTCCGAGAACCTTGTGCAGGGGCCGCTGGTCAATCATATAGTCGGCGTGGCGAACCCCGATAACAAGGGATATATCGACGTGAAGTGGGGCGACGGACGGATGGTGAAGCTCGGCGACGGTTATCTCGGCGGACTGATCTCCGCGCGCGACGAAGACCTGCAGGGCGCGATGAATAATCTCAACTCCCTCGCGGTCAATATCACCGAATCGTTCAACGAGGTGCATAAGGACGGTTTCGGCCTCAACAAGGCGACCGGCGTCAACTTCTTCAAGGAAATTCCGCTATCCCCTTACGCGAACGGCGACTACGATTTCACGAACGACGGGATAGTCGACGGTACCGCGATTTTCAAAGTGAGCGGCACGCAGATACTCGATAAAAACATCCTCGCGGGCGTCGGCGGTTCGCTGAACTTCGGCCCCGCAAAGAAGGGCGGCCCGGATATAGTGATCGATTATAAAGCGACCGATACCATCCAGAATGTGATGGATAAAATCAACCAGTCGCAGGCGGGAGTGTCCGCCTATCTGAACCCCAAGGGGCAGCTGAGCTTCAAGGCGCGTTTCCCCGAGGATAAAAGTTTCCCGGAGTTCGCTATCCGTCATATCGAGGACAGCGGAAATCTCCTCTCAGGGGTCGCGGGACTGCTCGCCGGTTCCGGAGCGCAGAACTCGTTCGACTATAAGAATGTCAACGATATCACCAAGTTCATATCGCCCGAGTTCAATATATCGTTCACCCCGCAGGAGAACGCCGCGGGATGGATGAAGCTCGACGAACGGATACTTGCCGACCCGCAGACGATTGCCGCCTCAAAGGGTATCGATACCACCGGCGACGGCAAGCCGAATATTATGAACGGCCTCGCGGACAACCGGAACATTATCGCGATGATGGACTTACGTTTCTCGAAGACGATGGTGGAGACCCAGTCCACGTTCGGGGACTTTTTCCAGACGATCATCGGCGACTTCGGGACACGTTCCGAAACCGCGCAGGTGAACTTCAGTAAGAACGACGGTGTGGTGCAGAACCTCCAGACGCTCAAGGAAAAGACGAGCGGCGTCAACGTCGACGAGGAAATGACCAAGATGATAACCTTCCAGCACGGGTATAACGCCTCGGCGAAACTCGTGTCGGTGTTCGACCGGATGCTGGAAACATTGATGAGAATGGGCGCGTAA
- a CDS encoding flagellar protein FlgN, protein MSAEWMKELTGLGAALKEISGVIESLASFEEQKFDALKQVDIKKLMQLNSEEDVLVHQMDALDKKRALLIGRLTRELGIEMSAPLSELIAHFPLEMQDEFQQLRKNIKKLTSKMETTMRENSRMIQSNLNIINFTLNFANRGAVTETYNYRERGEGHKNLHIINRIA, encoded by the coding sequence ATGTCGGCAGAATGGATGAAGGAACTCACTGGGTTGGGTGCGGCGCTAAAGGAAATCAGCGGGGTTATCGAATCGCTTGCGTCGTTCGAAGAACAGAAATTCGACGCGCTCAAGCAGGTCGATATCAAGAAACTGATGCAGCTTAATTCCGAGGAGGATGTCCTCGTGCACCAGATGGACGCGCTCGACAAGAAACGCGCGCTCCTTATCGGCAGGCTGACCCGCGAACTCGGGATCGAGATGTCGGCTCCGCTCAGCGAGCTGATCGCGCATTTCCCTCTCGAGATGCAGGATGAATTCCAGCAGCTTCGGAAGAATATCAAGAAACTCACGTCTAAGATGGAAACGACGATGCGTGAGAACTCCCGGATGATTCAGTCGAATTTGAATATCATCAATTTTACGTTGAATTTTGCGAACCGCGGCGCGGTTACGGAAACTTATAATTACCGGGAACGGGGCGAGGGGCATAAAAACCTCCACATCATTAACAGGATCGCCTAA
- a CDS encoding AAA family ATPase gives MLTKITFENFTAFDELEIKFSKGINIFIGENGTGKTHILKALYAACDITKSKKGFADKINDVFYPSIKQIGRLVKRSNTSNSGYVEVKRILSKEQEIALRITLTNHIITPDRAKVTGATKQWLDNPFESVFIPVKDMMANAPGFRSLYATRNIHFEEVYADIIDRAFLPPLRGPMDKDRVKLLEILQKSMDGKVKLKNEEFFLKNKQGELEFTLLAEGFRKLGLLWLLIQNGTLLSGSTLFWDEPETNLNPKLMRTVVNILMELQHLGVQIFLSTHDYILLKEFDLAAKRDDHIRYLSLFRSKTTDKIIHSPSDTFQNLSPNTIDDTFGSLIDRQISRDMGGLGK, from the coding sequence ATGCTTACTAAAATCACCTTTGAAAACTTTACTGCCTTTGATGAACTAGAAATAAAATTTTCAAAAGGGATAAATATTTTTATTGGCGAAAATGGAACTGGAAAGACCCATATTTTAAAAGCCTTATATGCTGCTTGTGATATCACAAAGAGTAAAAAGGGATTTGCGGATAAGATCAATGATGTTTTTTATCCATCTATCAAGCAAATTGGGCGACTTGTAAAAAGATCAAATACTAGTAATAGCGGGTATGTGGAAGTTAAACGCATTTTATCAAAAGAGCAAGAGATCGCACTTAGAATAACATTAACAAATCATATTATTACCCCCGATAGAGCCAAGGTAACAGGAGCTACAAAACAATGGTTAGACAACCCATTTGAGTCAGTATTTATTCCGGTTAAAGATATGATGGCAAATGCCCCAGGCTTTCGATCACTCTACGCAACAAGAAACATCCATTTTGAAGAAGTGTATGCCGATATTATTGACCGCGCTTTCCTCCCACCCTTAAGGGGACCAATGGATAAAGACCGGGTAAAACTGTTAGAAATTCTTCAAAAATCAATGGATGGAAAAGTGAAATTAAAAAATGAGGAGTTTTTTCTTAAAAACAAACAGGGAGAGCTTGAGTTTACTCTATTAGCGGAAGGATTTAGAAAATTAGGACTTCTATGGTTACTCATTCAAAACGGTACTTTATTAAGCGGAAGCACATTATTCTGGGATGAACCTGAAACCAACCTAAACCCTAAACTCATGCGAACAGTTGTAAATATTTTAATGGAATTACAACATCTAGGAGTACAAATTTTTCTCTCAACACATGACTATATCTTATTAAAAGAATTTGATCTTGCCGCAAAAAGAGATGACCATATTCGCTATCTCAGTTTATTTCGTTCTAAAACTACCGATAAGATCATTCATTCCCCAAGTGATACATTCCAAAATCTTTCACCAAACACAATTGATGATACTTTTGGTTCACTAATTGACCGCCAGATTTCAAGAGATATGGGGGGATTGGGTAAATGA
- a CDS encoding isoprenylcysteine carboxylmethyltransferase family protein — translation MTFFDYFQFITVIAFIGTLIVRALTIAVRQGIVPVVFGNEKTLGRRIVNLMLFPAMLYWLYEIINASLHLGIRLLPGLMYTSLFGHIAPMIVGCVLITAGFVLFVTAAIQMGGSFRIGIDEKHPGGLVTSGVFSFSRNPIYLFFFSFSTGIFLLNGSIIFLVWICIFVPIIHSQALSEESFLESRFGDSYRNYMKRVRRYL, via the coding sequence ATGACATTCTTCGATTATTTCCAGTTCATTACAGTAATCGCGTTCATCGGCACATTGATCGTCCGCGCGCTGACTATCGCCGTCCGGCAGGGAATTGTCCCGGTCGTATTCGGCAACGAAAAGACCCTCGGGCGCAGGATCGTCAACTTAATGCTCTTCCCCGCGATGCTGTACTGGCTGTACGAAATAATCAACGCCTCCCTGCATCTGGGCATCCGCCTCCTGCCGGGCTTGATGTACACGTCCCTATTCGGCCACATCGCGCCCATGATCGTCGGATGCGTACTGATCACCGCCGGATTCGTCCTTTTCGTCACCGCTGCTATTCAAATGGGCGGGTCGTTCAGAATTGGTATCGACGAGAAACACCCCGGCGGGCTGGTCACATCGGGGGTATTTTCCTTCTCGCGGAATCCGATCTACCTGTTCTTTTTCTCGTTCTCGACGGGGATATTTCTGCTCAACGGCTCAATTATTTTCCTCGTATGGATATGCATCTTCGTCCCGATTATCCATTCGCAGGCGCTCTCGGAGGAAAGTTTCCTCGAATCGCGTTTCGGCGACAGTTACCGCAATTACATGAAACGAGTCCGGAGGTATCTATGA
- a CDS encoding GNAT family N-acetyltransferase yields the protein MSFTIRAASPEDYPAIYDLQKLAYITEAEIYNDYTIPPLVQTFDEMAAECAEKITLIADTGGILAGSLRAMLDEKGTCHIGRVMTHPDYRGRGIASELMRQIEREFPGARRFELYAGELSANNIRLYEHLGYRAYSVKPLSDTINLVYMEKLPL from the coding sequence ATGAGTTTCACGATAAGAGCCGCGTCGCCGGAGGACTATCCCGCGATATACGATCTCCAGAAGCTCGCGTATATCACCGAAGCGGAAATCTATAACGACTATACGATTCCCCCGCTCGTGCAGACGTTCGACGAGATGGCCGCCGAGTGCGCGGAAAAGATCACGCTGATCGCGGATACCGGCGGGATACTCGCCGGATCGTTACGGGCAATGCTCGACGAAAAGGGTACCTGTCATATCGGCAGGGTGATGACTCACCCCGATTACCGCGGCAGAGGTATCGCGTCCGAACTGATGCGCCAAATCGAACGGGAGTTTCCGGGAGCGCGGCGATTCGAACTCTACGCGGGAGAATTGAGCGCGAATAATATCCGGCTCTACGAGCATCTCGGGTATCGCGCTTATTCCGTCAAGCCCCTGAGCGATACCATCAACCTCGTCTATATGGAGAAACTCCCCCTCTGA